One genomic segment of Ignavibacteriota bacterium includes these proteins:
- a CDS encoding nucleotidyltransferase substrate binding protein yields the protein MNQKQIRWQQRYKNFSNSFDALHRAIKIKEPNETEKGGIIQFYEVTFELSWKTLKDYLESEGFDIKSPRETIKQAFQLGIILKGEDWLDALDDRNLTAHIYDIETANKVIQRIKKNHFQLLKELNSFFQTKI from the coding sequence ATGAATCAAAAACAAATAAGGTGGCAGCAAAGGTATAAAAATTTTTCTAATTCTTTTGATGCATTGCATCGGGCTATAAAAATTAAGGAACCAAATGAAACTGAAAAAGGCGGTATTATTCAGTTTTATGAGGTTACATTTGAGTTATCTTGGAAAACTTTAAAAGATTATTTAGAGTCTGAAGGTTTTGATATTAAATCGCCTAGAGAAACAATTAAACAAGCATTTCAGTTGGGTATTATTTTAAAAGGTGAAGATTGGCTTGATGCTTTGGATGATAGAAATTTAACTGCTCACATTTATGATATTGAAACTGCAAATAAAGTTATTCAGAGAATTAAAAAAAATCACTTTCAATTACTAAAAGAACTGAATTCATTTTTTCAAACAAAAATTTAG
- the aepX gene encoding phosphoenolpyruvate mutase — MSKKVYVAMSADLIHPGHLNIIKEATKYGEVILGLLTDEAISSYKRLPYLAYEQRKIIMENIKGVSKVIPQITLDYVPNLRLLKPDFVVHGDDWKTGIQKSTRQRVINTLNEWGGKLIEPSYTPDISSTKLNMALKEVGTTPGARLKMLRRLLDAKKIVRVMEAHSGLTGLIVENVKIENDKGIKEFDAMWLSSLTDSTAKGKPDIELVDLTSRMNTIKDILEVTTKPIIFDGDSGGLTEHFVFMVKTLERDGVSAVIIEDKVGLKKNSLFGTDVEQTQDSIENFSKKIRAGKKAQVTDDFMVIARTESLILKAGMDDAVNRVDAYIKAGADGIMIHSMEKDPNEILEFCKRYKYLEFQVPLIVVPSTFNEITEEELKKAGVNIVIYANHLLRSSYPAMVKTAKSILQNSRSKEVDEFCMPIKEILTLIPSAK, encoded by the coding sequence ATGAGCAAAAAGGTTTATGTTGCAATGAGTGCTGATCTTATTCACCCTGGACACTTAAATATAATAAAAGAAGCCACAAAATACGGTGAAGTAATACTTGGATTACTTACCGATGAAGCAATTTCGAGTTATAAAAGGTTACCATATTTAGCATATGAACAGAGAAAAATAATTATGGAAAACATTAAGGGTGTTTCAAAAGTAATACCACAAATTACACTTGATTATGTACCAAATCTAAGATTATTAAAACCTGATTTTGTTGTTCATGGTGATGATTGGAAAACGGGCATTCAAAAATCAACGCGTCAAAGAGTTATAAATACGTTAAATGAATGGGGTGGAAAATTGATTGAACCATCGTATACTCCTGATATCTCATCAACAAAACTTAATATGGCATTGAAGGAGGTTGGCACAACACCAGGAGCACGATTAAAAATGCTAAGACGTTTGTTAGATGCAAAAAAAATCGTAAGAGTAATGGAAGCACATAGTGGTTTAACCGGTTTAATTGTTGAAAATGTTAAAATTGAAAATGATAAAGGCATTAAGGAATTTGATGCGATGTGGCTGAGTAGCTTAACTGATTCAACAGCCAAAGGTAAACCTGATATTGAATTAGTTGATCTTACTTCAAGAATGAATACTATAAAAGATATATTAGAAGTTACAACAAAACCTATAATTTTTGATGGTGATTCCGGTGGGTTAACTGAACATTTCGTTTTCATGGTTAAAACTCTTGAAAGAGATGGAGTATCCGCTGTTATAATTGAAGACAAAGTTGGGCTTAAGAAAAATTCATTATTTGGAACAGATGTTGAGCAAACTCAAGATTCAATCGAAAATTTCTCTAAAAAGATCAGAGCCGGTAAAAAAGCTCAAGTTACTGATGATTTTATGGTTATTGCTCGAACTGAAAGTTTAATTCTAAAGGCAGGCATGGATGATGCTGTTAATAGAGTTGATGCTTATATAAAAGCAGGAGCGGATGGTATAATGATACATAGTATGGAAAAGGATCCGAATGAGATTTTAGAATTTTGTAAAAGATATAAATATCTGGAATTTCAAGTACCACTTATTGTTGTACCAAGTACATTCAACGAAATAACAGAAGAAGAATTAAAAAAGGCAGGTGTTAATATTGTTATTTATGCGAATCATTTATTAAGAAGTTCATATCCAGCGATGGTTAAAACTGCAAAATCAATATTACAAAATTCACGTTCTAAAGAAGTTGATGAATTTTGTATGCCAATTAAGGAAATTTTAACATTAATCCCTAGTGCTAAATAG
- a CDS encoding nucleotidyltransferase domain-containing protein, which produces MKNDLTFGISEKSFFYLITALKNFPEVEKAVIFGSRAIGNAKAGSDIDIAVFGNELNTDIVRELKILLNEKYNIPYFIDVVEYNSISNAELKKHIIENGKIIFIKQIKKVKGQITPLQRKAKV; this is translated from the coding sequence ATGAAAAATGATCTTACATTCGGCATATCCGAGAAGAGTTTTTTTTACTTGATAACGGCTTTAAAAAATTTCCCCGAAGTTGAAAAAGCAGTTATATTTGGCTCAAGAGCAATTGGAAATGCTAAAGCCGGATCTGATATTGATATTGCAGTTTTTGGGAATGAACTTAATACTGATATAGTTAGGGAATTAAAAATTCTTTTAAATGAAAAATATAATATTCCTTATTTTATTGATGTTGTTGAATATAACAGTATCTCAAATGCTGAGTTAAAAAAACACATAATTGAAAATGGGAAAATTATTTTTATAAAACAAATTAAAAAAGTGAAAGGTCAAATTACTCCGTTGCAGCGTAAGGCAAAGGTGTAA
- a CDS encoding glycosyltransferase yields the protein MKKTILVFIGHYLPGYKSGGPVRTISNMLDLLGKEFNFWIITRDRDSLDNKPYENIKVNEWNDGPNCKIFYMANNFSLFTNYKLVRHLFGGSLITVIKSIEFDQYYLNSLLDVNFSTKIILLWKLKLLPQKPILLAPRGELMEGALSIKPLKKRIFLSITKLLNLYKNIIWHASSEYEAVDIKREFGSNEKIKIALDVPNYNLKSDYVRTHLKEKGKLKILFISTIVPKKNLKFAIEVLNKVEGNFIIDIYGPIKDQKYWKECLNAIDGKIKNKVSYIGIIPNDRIHEIYPNYNLFFFPTLGENYGHVIYESLFYGCPVLCTAGKTPWDKLDSFNAGWNLNILKPKKFVEQIEKLIEFNSPDYQNIIRGCNSYLNYFKKDNIVNTNIELFT from the coding sequence TTGAAAAAAACAATCCTAGTATTTATTGGTCATTATTTGCCCGGTTACAAATCCGGTGGCCCCGTAAGAACAATTTCCAACATGCTTGATTTGCTTGGAAAAGAATTTAACTTTTGGATAATTACACGTGATAGAGATAGTCTTGATAATAAACCTTATGAAAATATTAAAGTTAATGAATGGAATGACGGACCAAATTGTAAAATTTTCTATATGGCAAATAATTTTTCACTTTTTACTAATTACAAACTTGTCCGCCATCTTTTTGGCGGATCACTGATCACTGTTATTAAGAGCATAGAATTTGATCAATATTACTTGAATAGTCTGCTTGATGTTAATTTTTCAACAAAGATTATTTTACTTTGGAAACTAAAGCTCTTACCTCAAAAACCAATACTTCTAGCACCAAGAGGGGAATTAATGGAAGGTGCTCTTTCAATTAAACCTCTTAAGAAACGAATATTTTTATCTATAACTAAATTATTAAATCTTTATAAAAATATTATATGGCATGCCTCAAGTGAATATGAAGCTGTGGATATAAAACGAGAATTTGGGTCTAATGAAAAAATTAAAATTGCATTGGATGTACCAAATTACAATTTGAAAAGTGATTATGTAAGAACCCATTTAAAAGAAAAAGGTAAGCTTAAAATTTTATTCATTTCCACAATTGTTCCAAAGAAAAATCTAAAATTTGCAATTGAAGTTTTAAACAAAGTGGAAGGCAATTTTATCATTGATATTTACGGACCCATTAAAGATCAAAAGTATTGGAAAGAATGTTTAAATGCAATCGATGGCAAGATTAAAAATAAAGTTTCTTATATAGGTATTATTCCAAATGACCGTATCCATGAAATATATCCGAATTACAATCTTTTCTTTTTTCCAACATTAGGAGAAAATTACGGACATGTAATTTATGAATCTTTATTTTATGGCTGTCCGGTTTTATGTACAGCTGGAAAAACTCCTTGGGATAAATTAGATTCTTTTAATGCCGGATGGAACTTAAATATTCTTAAGCCAAAGAAATTTGTTGAGCAAATTGAAAAGCTAATTGAGTTCAATTCACCCGACTATCAAAACATTATTCGTGGTTGTAATTCATATCTGAATTATTTTAAAAAGGATAATATTGTAAATACAAATATTGAATTATTCACTTAG